A window from Citrus sinensis cultivar Valencia sweet orange chromosome 3, DVS_A1.0, whole genome shotgun sequence encodes these proteins:
- the LOC127900760 gene encoding uncharacterized protein LOC127900760 has translation MVEGETSRIGERSTETISGDTSGGRRDLSNRYSAPVIGGQKIDIEKFDGKINFGMWRREVIGALIQIDLDVVLKNKRHLYDEEIWDRMNEKTCGQIRSCLIKEVKYLVKDEECAVTLWRTLEEKYLLKSPENCLHAMSQNLDEDIKDEVKAMILLHSLPEEYSHFVTTLIYGKSVIVFKDVYTVLTNLEIRNNDKNSERASSEALVSRDWAMEKQKKRGGKNY, from the exons ATGGTAGAAGGTGAAACTTCAAGAATTGGGGAGAGATCTACCGAGACCATTTCAGGAGACACTTCAGGTGGGAGGCGAGATTTGTCAAATCGCTATTCAGCACCTGTTATAGGAGGTCAAAAGATCGatattgaaaagtttgatgggaaaatcaacttcggcATGTGGAGGCGCGAAGTTATAGGTGCCCTTATTCAAATTGATCTCGATgttgttctgaaaaataaaagacacttgtatgatgaagaaatttgggatCGTATGAACGAGAAAACTTGTGGTCAGATCAGATCTTGTTTGATCAAGGAGGTGAAATACTTGGTGAAAGATGAGGAGTGTGCGGTGACTTTGTGGCGTACATTGGAGGAGAAGTACCTGCTAAAAAGTCCTGAAAATTGCCTTCATGCAATGAGCCAA aatcttgatgaagatattaaggaTGAAGTTAAGGCTATGATTCTATTACATTCACTACCAGAGGAATATAGTCATTTTGTGACTACCTTGATATATGGGAAGAGTGTGATCGTTTTCAAAGATGTTTACACAGTATTGACTAACTTGGAGATTcggaataatgataaaaattctgaacgaGCATCGTCTGAAGCTTTAGTGAGCAGAGATTGGGCGATGGAGAAACAGAAGAAGCGTGGTGGAAAGAATTATTGA
- the LOC102612134 gene encoding putative disease resistance RPP13-like protein 1 yields the protein MAVGELLLAAFFQVLFDRLANGELLNFATQQGVQSKLKKWDKNLKMIQAVLSDAEEKQLTDEAVKVWLEDLRDLAYDAEDMLDEFATEALKRKLVAEDPDHQSLIIPAAYFTCLNPSSVEFNFSIRSKIKHITSRLEELCKQRTELGLQLTPAGPSSTSAAHRRPPSSSVPTERAIYGRDEDKAKILEMVLSAEPSVAHFRVIPIVGMAGVGKTTLAREVYNDRTVQDFKFDLKAWVCVSDNFNVLSISRAILESITSAPCDLKALNEVQVELKKAVDGKKILLVLDDVWNEDYSSWEDLKAPFLVAAPNSKIILTTRHSHVASTMGPIAHYNLKRLSDEDCWSVFMKHAFEGRDVDGHQISELYRKKIDGKCGGLPLVAKTLGGLLRSKRDEEWGDVLESRIWDLQESGILPVLRLSYHHLPSHLKRCFAYCAIFPKDYEFEEKELVFLWMAEGIIQQSAVNMRLEDWGSKCFHDLVSRSIFQRSSSECSKFVMHDLVQDLAQFVSGRTISRLEDAGKLSTEKLRKVRHSCYTRGEFDGKNKFNVLYKVEHLRTFLPVLKRGGTDVSFVTNMLLHDLLPKFKKLRVLSLQGYYITQLPVSFTDLRLLRYLNFAGTRIRSLPESTCSLLNLQILILRDCVCLMNLPSKLKNLINLCHLDIEGANLLKEMPLGVKKLKYLQTLSNFIVGRGSVSTLKDLSDLKFVRGKLCISGLENMTNSQDAREAMLFEKEHLEALLLQWGSEIDDSRDVVGEENVLDMLRPHKNIKMLTVKCYGGLRFPLWIGDPLFCNMEVLKLENCENCTSLPSLGLLGSLKHLTVKGLSRLRVIGAEIYEQGCSKPFQSLETLHFENMPAWECWDTSIIENEHVEAFPRLHELSVVGCSNLSGKLPEFLPSLETLVVTKCPDLVVRVSSFPKLCRLEIDECKGLSCSTPIDSEQMKCVTISNSLLQIYGCKGMIYNNCPSDSRLLLRSTQPISSFLELGKLLKQGFQNVETLAVGDSQWIELRRHHMFSPFRKPVQRLNILTHPDEISIDESRMSLVPFPEVQFLPNNLRSLEIVNSRALKSLPEEMMGNNAQLESLYISHCDSLTFIARCKLPLSLESLDIWYCQNLQQLVVEDELNACSSSPSLLKYLRIYECPELITISSGIKLLEALEYLYIIDCPKLESVPDGLHSVNCLQRLFLHNCPRLASFPVGGLPSTISCISIGGCEKLQALPDNMHKLNSLQELEISECPSIVSFPPEGFPTNLKSLKVEDVKMYKALIEWGLHRLNSLRRLWIHECHNAKSFPDEEMRMMLPNSLTELIIWGSPRLKYLSSMGFSNLTCLEYLWISNCPMLKSFPQFGLPSSLLQLHIDGCPLLKKDFKRYKGKEWSQISHIPRVAIDGKFIYD from the coding sequence ATGGCCGTAGGAGAGCTCTTACTCGCTGCGTTCTTTCAGGTGTTATTTGACAGATTGGCAAATGGTGAGCTGCTCAACTTTGCAACCCAACAAGGTGTTCAATCAAAGCTCAAAAAATGGGACAAAAATTTGAAGATGATTCAGGCTGTGCTCAGCGACGCAGAGGAGAAGCAACTGACTGACGAGGCTGTGAAAGTTTGGCTGGAAGATCTCCGAGACTTGGCTTATGATGCAGAGGACATGCTGGATGAGTTCGCCACAGAAGCTTTGAAGCGCAAGTTGGTGGCAGAGGATCCTGATCATCAGAGCCTCATCATCCCTGCTGCTTATTTCACATGTTTAAACCCCAGCAGTGTTGAGTTCAATTTCAGTATCCGGtccaaaattaaacatatcaCCAGCCGGTTGGAGGAACTCTGTAAACAAAGAACTGAACTTGGGTTGCAGTTGACTCCTGCAGGACCTTCATCTACTTCTGCTGCACATCGAAGACCGCCCAGTTCAAGTGTGCCAACTGAACGTGCCATCTATGGCAGAGATGaagataaagctaaaattCTTGAGATGGTGTTGAGCGCTGAGCCAAGTGTTGCCCATTTTCGTGTAATCCCCATTGTCGGCATGGCGGGTGTTGGCAAAACAACGCTTGCTCGGGAGGTCTACAATGACAGGACCGTACAAGATTTTAAGTTCGACTTAAAAGCTTGGGTCTGTGTCTCGGACAATTTTAATGTCTTGAGCATTTCAAGGGCAATTCTTGAGTCAATCACCTCGGCGCCTTGTGATCTCAAGGCTCTGAATGAAGTGCAGGTTGAATTGAAAAAGGCTGTGGACGGAAAAAAGATATTGCTGGTCTTAGATGATGTTTGGAACGAGGACTACAGCTCGTGGGAAGACCTGAAAGCTCCTTTCCTTGTTGCTGCACCAAATAGTAAGATAATTCTGACCACTCGCCATTCACATGTTGCATCAACAATGGGACCGATTGCACATTATAATCTGAAGCGTTTATCGGATGAAGATTGTTGGTCTGTGTTCATGAAGCACGCATTTGAGGGGAGAGATGTTGACGGACATCAAATTTCAGAATTATATCGGAAAAAGATTGATGGAAAGTGCGGAGGCCTGCCCCTGGTAGCAAAAACTCTTGGTGGCCTTTTGCGCTCCAAGAGAGATGAAGAGTGGGGGGATGTACTAGAAAGCAGAATATGGGATTTGCAAGAAAGTGGGATTCTGCCTGTGTTAAGATTGAGTTACCATCATCTTCCATCTCATTTGAAGAGATGTTTTGCTTATTGTGCAATTTTTCCTAAAGATTATGAGTTCGAGGAGAAGGAGCTTGTTTTCTTATGGATGGCTGAAGGTATTATTCAACAATCAGCAGTCAATATGCGTCTGGAGGATTGGGGCAGCAAGTGTTTTCATGACCTAGTGTCGAGGTCAATTTTTCAACGATCAAGTAGTGAATGTTCTAAATTTGTGATGCACGACCTTGTGCAAGATCTTGCTCAATTTGTTTCCGGAAGAACCATTTCCAGGTTAGAAGATGCCGGTAAGCTATCAACTGAAAAACTCAGAAAGGTTCGTCATTCTTGTTACACCCGTGGTGAGTTTgatggtaaaaataaattcaatgttCTCTACAAAGTTGAGCATTTGAGGACATTCTTGCCAGTACTCAAAAGAGGTGGCACTGATGTTAGTTTTGTAACTAATATGCTTCTACATGATTTATTGCCAAAGTTCAAGAAGTTGAGGGTGTTATCTTTGCAAGGGTATTATATCACTCAATTACCTGTTTCATTTACGGATTTGAGACTGTTAAGATACCTAAATTTTGCTGGCACTAGGATAAGAAGTTTACCCGAGTCAACATGCTCACTTTTGAACTTgcaaattttgatattaagaGATTGTGTTTGTTTGATGAATCTACCATCCAAGCTAaagaatttgatcaatttgTGCCATCTTGACATTGAAGGTGCAAATTTGCTCAAAGAGATGCCATTGGGAGTTAAAAAGTTGAAGTATCTCCAGACTTTGTCTAATTTTATTGTGGGAAGGGGTAGTGTATCCACTTTGAAAGATTTGAGCGATCTAAAGTTTGTTCGAGGGAAACTTTGCATCTCTGGATTAGAGAATATGACTAATTCACAAGATGCAAGAGAAGCCATGTTATTTGAGAAAGAACACCTGGAAGCATTGCTGTTACAATGGGGTTCTGAAATTGATGACTCACGAGATGTGGTAGGGGAGGAAAATGTTCTTGACATGCTACGAcctcataaaaatataaaaatgctgACAGTCAAATGCTATGGTGGCCTAAGATTTCCTTTATGGATTGGAGATCCTCTGTTCTGTAATATGGAGGTCCTTAAATTAGAAAACTGTGAAAACTGCACGTCTTTGCCTTCACTCGGGTTGTTGGGTTCACTTAAACACCTCACGGTCAAAGGGTTGTCAAGGCTAAGAGTTATCGGTGCTGAGATTTATGAACAAGGTTGCTCAAAGCCTTTTCAATCATTAGAGACTCTTCATTTTGAGAATATGCCAGCATGGGAGTGCTGGGACACTAGTATCATTGAAAATGAGCATGTTGAAGCATTTCCTCGCCTCCATGAACTTTCTGTTGTGGGATGTTCCAACTTGTCAGGAAAATTGCCTGAGTTTCTTCCTTCATTGGAGACTCTTGTTGTTACTAAATGTCCAGACTTGGTGGTTCGTGTCTCAAGCTTTCCGAAGCTCTGCAGGTTAGAAATTGATGAATGCAAAGGACTGTCATGCAGCACTCCAATTGACTCTGAACAGATGAAGTGTGTGACTATTTCAAATAgtttattacaaatatatgGATGCAAAGGGATGATATACAATAACTGCCCATCTGACTCCAGGTTACTACTCAGGTCAACTCAGCCTATTTCTAGTTTTCTAGAGTTGGGAAAGTTGTTAAAGCAAGGATTTCAGAATGTGGAAACTCTGGCAGTTGGTGATTCCCAATGGATTGAGCTAAGGAGGCATCATATGTTTTCTCCATTTCGGAAGCCAGTGCAAAGACTGAATATTCTCACCCACCCAGATGAGATATCAATCGATGAAAGTCGCATGAGTCTTGTTCCATTTCCGGAGGTACAGTTTCTTCCCAATAATCTGCGGTCTCTTGAAATTGTAAATAGCAGAGCTCTCAAATCCTTACCGGAGGAAATGATGGGCAACAATGCACAACTGGAAAGCTTGTACATTAGCCATTGTGATTCACTAACATTCATCGCAAGATGCAAGCTACCTTTATCACTTGAAAGCCTTGATATATGGTATTGTCAGAATTTGCAGCAGTTGGTAGTTGAAGATGAACTGAATGCTTGTTCTTCTTCGCCATCTTTGCTGAAATACCTTAGGATTTATGAATGTCCTGAGCTCATCACTATATCGTCAGGAATCAAGTTACTTGAAGCGCTTGAATACCTCTACATAATTGATTGTCCAAAGCTGGAGTCAGTACCTGATGGCCTGCACAGTGTCAATTGTTTACAGAGGCTGTTTTTACACAACTGTCCAAGACTTGCATCCTTTCCAGTTGGAGGGCTTCCCAGCACAATTTCATGTATTTCAATTGGTGGTTGTGAGAAACTGCAAGCCTTGCCTGACAACATGCACAAACTCAACTCTCTTCAAGAACTGGAAATAAGCGAATGTCCAAGTATTGTATCGTTCCCACCAGAAGGCTTTCCAACCAATTTAAAATCACTTAAAGTTGAAGATGTCAAAATGTACAAGGCACTGATTGAGTGGGGGTTGCACAGGCTTAACTCTCTTAGACGCCTCTGGATTCATGAATGCCATAATGCCAAGTCCTTTCCAGACGAGGAGATGCGAATGATGTTGCCCAATTCTTTAACAGAATTGATCATCTGGGGATCCCCTAGATTGAAATACCTTTCTTCAATGGGTTTTAGTAACCTCACCTGTCTTGAATATTTGTGGATCAGTAACTGTCCAATGCTCAAATCCTTTCCACAGTTTGGCCTTCCATCATCACTCCTGCAATTACATATTGATGGCTGTCCATTGCTGAAAAAGGATTTCAAAAGgtataaaggaaaagaatggTCTCAAATATCTCACATCCCTCGTGTAGCCATAGATGGCAAATTCATCTACGACTGA
- the LOC112496180 gene encoding uncharacterized protein LOC112496180, translating to MERLRVSLYLMIVLSIFHTNFDGANATKLKSDKLCSQCSNCESKQCPASEAYPHMTAFDNTLIAGALQSDFVDSNDRGVYSVPDIKGGESEEYNAYFGWKSTSGSTSGYHRFSNYMDKCSEGQSYLAVDKNKKVRLRSLSSLESLAEADWKSINPPKKLNHQEVRFWVSRMTGKCLTIFPGKKIKKVVGVAECKFDGSNVNQLFAFRFHFHKAFCCCGVHNN from the exons ATGGAGAGATTAAGGGTTTCTCTTTACTTAATGATTGTCTTGTCTATCTTTCATACTAATTTTGATGGTGCTAATGCTACAAAATTAAAGAGTGACAAGCTTTGCAGCCAGTGCTCCAATTGTGAGTCAAAACAGTGCCCTGCTAGTGAAGCTTATCCCCACATGACGGCATTCGACAACACGCTCATCGCCGGTGCCTTGCAGTCGGATTTTGTGGACTCCAATGATCGGGGAGTTTACTCGGTTCCCGATATCAAAGGTGGTGAATCTGAGGAATATAATGCTTATTTTGGCTGGAAATCCACTTCTGGTTCTACTTCTGGGTACCACAG GTTTAGCAACTACATGGACAAGTGCTCAGAGGGTCAAAGCTACCTCGCAGTGGACAAAAATAAGAAGGTGAGACTTAGATCATTGAGCTCCCTGGAAAGCTTAGCCGAGGCTGACTGGAAATCGATTAATCCACCGAAGAAGCTTAACCACCAAGAGGTCAGATTCTGGGTTTCTCGCATGACAGGAAAATGCCTCACAATTTTTCCAGggaagaaaatcaagaaagtTGTTGGTGTGGCTGAGTGCAAGTTTGATGGCTCGAATGTTAACCAGCTTTTCGCCTTCAGGTTCCATTTCCACAAGGCATTCTGTTGCTGTGGtgttcacaataattaa